CCTATCTCTCTACGTCTTTCACTCACTCCATCATAGCAGCAACTATAGTCTCTCACTCATGAAGATAGAAACTAAGAAGAATAAACCTAAACCACGAAGAACAAACCCAAACCACGAAGACAGAAACTAAGAAGAATAAACCTAAACCATGAAGAACAAACCCAAACCACGAAGacagaaacaaaaaaactagAGAGATCAAACCCAGGCGATGACGGTAAAGGCTCAAGGACGCGGTGGCGTTTGAACCCAGGCAGCAAAAGCTCCAGGCGGCAGTGGCGAAGGCTTCAAGCAAAGGTTTTCCTCTaattccttcattttcttctctggGTCTTTGGGTTTGTTGATGTTTCGATTAAGAGACGTAGAGAGATAGGCTTTGTGATGGAGTGAGTGAAGAGGGAAGAAGTGAGGGCTGAGTGAGAAAGACAAAGAGATAGAGGGCTGggaatttaaaagaaattgagTCCGTAGGACTTAATTTCAATATGATAGAAAATGAGTCTAATGGACTCGAGTTTCATGTCACTGTGGTGTTGAAATCGAGTTTAGTGTACTCGATTTAGCGTACCAAAATCGAATTTATTatactcgagatgttagtttcctaaataattttgaaaacgtgctaactaacaaaattttttgaaaactagtgttattttgaaaaaaaatccgCAAATGTTCTACATGCTAAAAGtggtaaatattgtacattttttttttttttttgcaaatattacaacattttcCACTTTTTGTATctttacaatgtaaatttatattgtactGCACAATGTAAAATAAGAATTTCTCAAATATTGTTAAAGATATGTGGCCTAAGAAGCCCAAACCATTGGAGGTTCATATGCTTGTAGAACAAACAAACTAATTGTGAGTTAGTCTAGGGCTAACTTTGTCACGCCCTAAAcccaaaagggtccaaagcatgagaaatacATCCCAAAGGTACCtgtagatttttcttttttgacaattcaatctAAATAATTCATACCAAGTACCAACATCGACGATTTTCATATTAATTTCATTAAAGATACTCCCAAAGTAAGTCATAGCTCCATGCAATGATTACAAGGACCATTGGCTACAAAAGAATGGAGGTCtgaataaatataattacatatcatcagcttgtcccatcagtgggaataaaagtcatcaccactattagatacaaaagaataagtcaagccTACTCTAGGATGTACATCATCTAAATATCACCATTTCAAAAGTTCAGGCTCCATTGgtagttagtctaactattACTATCCACAAAAAACTTGTGTCAAAATGATCATTGCCTACtctaaaaaagttttcaaaaaaaaagaaaaagggatgagatagagCCTGGTAAGTAGCATTATTAATGGGGGCGGgagaaatgcaagtttcatgataATGAACAGTTTacaaatcatgttttaatttgGGAAATTTCTAATTGAATACTACAAgatcattttcaataataatataacatgaatgattaaataatgaaacacaaattttctcaaaataaatactATGAAAATATATACTACATTTTGTGCGCACTAACAATATAATTCCAAAGCCATAAAATCTAACATAAGGCAATTTATCACAAAGATAACACACTGCCACCTAGATTGGACAGGGGATCCACTCATTTACAattggcatgatattgtcctctctggtatgtagtctcttggccccatgggcaATAGCTTCACCCATATCCTCAAGATTTTGTCTCTCCCCAGTGGGCAGTAGGGAGAACGcgtcaaataagaaattttttgcatgTGGTCTTTTGGCCCCATGGGTAGTAGtctcacccacacacaattaAGGAACCTCTTCTCCCTCATGGGCAGCAAGGAAGAATGCTTCGTCCAAAGTGAAAAGGCATTGACCTAGATCTGATTTCGTTGTCACTAAACTATGGAAACCAAATCGGGTGATCACTAGGAAATCACACATGACATAGATTTAAAACAACATAAAGCTCATAGGTTACATTTACtttcaaatacatagtttataTCAAGGTAGGTTcataaaaaccttaaataatctaaacttccacaaagtttgtaaggttttcaaattcattttttgtcaACATGATTTTCTTTCGATTTCCCAAACAATACAAGACAAGATATGCACCTTTAAATTTTCCAATATACCATTAAATCCATGAAttccttatcaaagattaaatcaAAGATGCTCATATTTTCTATGTCaataattcatgcatttccccatatGCAATATTAAACATGATGTgcttttcatatataattatatataatagggtcacaacacaacactttttaagaaaacataatCCCACAAATATTATTCTAAAATGTGTTTGACTAAAAAACAACGTTTATGTAACAtagttattttccaaaaattccattaaaaagctacttacttTGTAACCCACAAaagcctaattctccaagctccaaaggAGATCagctagaacctaaaaaatatcAAGCAAACTTAATACAATAAGTATAAAGCTTGAAATTATATCTATCTACaaattaggaattgccaaataagcaattaattaggcaagcctagtatttaGCCTCACCAATAACGTACAtcacttccaaagtttcttaaCAATATAAAATACATGGCATAGACTCCAATTTATAATCATAATTCATTTAAGGTATTATCTCTAGCTAACATCAAAATCTCAACACTTAATAAGTAGTTCCCACAAGATTTACATAATATCATCAAGAGACCCATGACACCAAAATCATAATATTCTCCAAGGCAAACAATTTGAATCTttaactagctccaaataatcaataaaacTATATTCACTAtctatttcacattaaaaagCCAAAACCCCCCAATCTACACCACTTAGATAGCCACCATTGTAAAAACTataaacccactcatcaaataaatccactaagacaaaacccatacatataaacacatgaaTATCACTTCCAATTCCAaagctcataaatcacatgggtatCATTATCAAAACTTAGATAAAGAAAGCTTCTAGCAAAAGCATATAAATCCACCAcaaagattagaaatttttatctCAAATAAAAGATGTGAAGATGTAAAGGTTCCTAAGAAGTTTTTCTGGTGATCTTGCCGAAAAAATGATGGTGGTGTGGAGTGGTACCAGTGGGACAGTGAGAGAGaggagtgtgtgtgtgtgtgtgtgtgtgtgtttaagtgaaaagaaaagaaagaaaacaaaataagaagaagagggaTGGCCGGCCAAGAGGAAAAGAGATATTGTGAGATGAGTGGTGGGGAATGGTGTGGTAGGTGGGGCACGtgtgtctcaaaaaaaaaaaatttttgaccattatatatatatatatatatatatattttttttttgaagttgggATGTTACAAACTTAGAGTAGTTCTCTAGTAGGCCTAGGGCAAAGTTTCTAGCAGTCATCTTTGTTgggtaatttttaaaatcttgcttttgctctttcatttttctgtaCTGTTCTTTTTCAGTCAAATTTGATCTTGACCAAGCCGTGAAACCAAAGTCCActactcaaaattttgaaatctcaCAACCCTCTTAGCTGCTGCCATCAACTAGCCTGCAACATGCAAGGCTGCAAGATTGCCTCTGATCACAGCCGCCGAGTTCATCACCTACAGCCACCGCTAGAAACTTTGTTCACCTCCACATCGGCTGACCCATTAACCTCAGCAAGCGCCCTGTTCTTCATGTGGCACCTCTCAATAATGTGCCATGCACCTACACTGCTCAACTATACTGCTTCATTGTCTTTAAGTGCTAGCAAAACAAAGCAAGATAAGAACACCAAAGCATGTGGTGCATTTGAAGTAGAACCTGAATATTTGAATACCCAAATACGTGTCACCCTTGACGTTCTCCTTGAGGGAATTGAACCTTGTGCCTTTGTATATATAGTTCTTGATCACCTAGTTCTTCCGTAGCCAAGTAATCAAGTTGATGTGAACCATAGGGGTTGCAAAACACACGAGTtgttaaaaagcaaaaacaaacgAAAAGCCATATGGCATCACAAGGTGCTACGTACCATGTTAGCCCCCGCACGCATCTACCATGTCAAGCTATGCTACATGTTGATAGATCCTATATATTGCCACATTGGGTCAGTCCAATCTACTACATCGTAATTTATAagactatttatattattatttaaacatgttatatgactaattaaaaaaaagtcacgTGACTAAAAATACACTTAGATGATAACTTCAATTACCACATAAATTGGGGGAAGATAGCTTGAAATTGATATAAACTAAACTTTTTCCATCcaacttttcatggaatggttGATGCTTGCTGTTGGTTTGTTATATCgttagttgttgttgttggtttttattttttatatatatatatatatatatattttttttaatactatttggGTTTGGACTTATGGGTTGCAGTGTGAGTTGCGGCATTAATTTGTGGGTTGTGGTGTGGTGTGATGGCTAGTCAAGCAGAGCAAGTTGTTATTTTCTGCTTTGGGCACCATCAGTGGCTTTTTTTGGCTGAAGATGCTGAGGAACAAATTGCACTAGGAGAACCCCGTATGTGAAAGCTGTTGCTGATGGATAGGAGAGAGTGATGGCTATTAAATAATTGTGTTTGTTATGTAGATGGATTAGATTACTACTagcatttctattaaataaaaattgctaGTTTATACACTTTCCTAGCATTTCTTCTacataaagttttcttttttattgttgagTTGACTAATCTAAACAACTCATGTTTTCCTAGGAGCTCCTaataaggaagaagaaaattatcTCCATTTGAAATAGACCAATTTCATGGTTCAATTAAAAGGATACATAATATGATATCACTTAAAATGGATCCATTTCATGTTTcagattaaatattataaaccTAAACTAATTGCGGATTCGTGCATAGCACAgaagaatttcaaattaattatgtttttgaATTCTCAATGGTTTATATCTaacttgttatttattttatttttttgaaaaatgtttttaactttacttcTCAAGATCTCATACAAAAACTTCAATAAGCGTTTCGATGTAAGAGATCTTGCCATGAATTGTAACAAATATGAGTTAACTAAGGTATTGACAAAACATTCATAAGAATTACATCATACATAGAACCCCATAGGATCATGAAGTGAGAACAACAAAAAGGGACCGACAAGAATAATATACTACATGCCTTGCTAGTTAGATGCCTTCGTAGTTATTGGTTCTAGaaacaactaaaaaatatttagtaattagTACCCACCAGATAAGATGAGGTCAATAAGATTAGTTCAACCTAAGCATACTTAATTATATGGGTCACACCATTGACTATTAAACATTCCCTAATGAGGATAGAGTCAAGATATATACATGGGTCCTTCAGTCATTTCAATGTTAAATATACTATAAATGTAAGGTTAATTTGTGGCTTGGAAAAAGTAACACGAAAACTGCACAATAGCATTGAAGTGGTCCAATTTGATTGCTTTTCAAATGTGTACTGAGTACCGACTATTAGTGTTTAAAGAAAGGTTCAGCCATTAAACAAGAAATTGAGAATGCTTGAAGAATTACCAAGTCTTACATGCACCGTTTGTGAAATACTTAGACAGATTCGCGGACTCCTCTCTATAAATAGACATATCCCCATATACTTTGTTCCCATCCCTCacccaagcaagaaaaataCTACACAATAAGAGAGAACCTCAAAAAATATGATGAGATTTGTAATTGTGGCCATTTTGGCTTTGGCAACCTCACTTGTTTCAGCTTATGACCCTAGTCCTTTGCAAGACTTTTGTGTCGCAATTAACAACACCGATTCTGCTGGTATGTACATACTCTCTCATTATTAACAATACGTAGTAGTATTATCATCACCTACGTTCTTTCGAGATCATTTTAATGTAGTTCTACATAGTTATGAAATTATGCCTGACGGTTATATCTTATATCATCTACATTAGAGATTTTTTCCCCATACATGACATGCTATTGTCCATTGTTACAGAACTGTCTTATCTGTGATAataacaaacttttctttgtgtAGTATTTGtgaatggaaaattttgcaagGACCCAGCAACTGTTACAGCCAacgattttttcttttctggacTCAATATTCCTGGAAACACAGCTGCAAGTAAACTTGGATCAAGTGTCAATCTTGTGAACGTCGATAAATTATCAGGTCTCAACACTCTAGGCATATCTTTGGCTCGTCTTGACTTTGCACCATATGGATTGAATCCTCCTCACATTCACCCACGTGGCACTGAGCTTTTGGTAGTCATGGAGGGTACTCTCTTGGTTGGATTTGTCACATCCAACCCAAACAAACTCTTTACCAAAGTTCTAAATAAGGGAGATGTCTTTGTATTCCCAATTGGTCTCATTCATTTCCAGTTCAACATAGGGCAGACCAATGCTGTTGCATTTGCCGGTCTTAGCAGTCAGAATCCTGGGTTGATCACCATAGCAAACGCTGTCTTTGGATCTAATCCTCCAATCAATCCTGATGTTCTCGCCAAGGCCTTCCAGTTGGACAAGAATGTAGTTGATTATCTTCAGAAACAATTCTAGTCAGACCACGATTAgtaaaattatttgtaatagGAATGATGAACCATTACAAAGCAGAGTTTGAATAAAGTTTATATTGCTTCCCTTGATGTAATGCCATAGAAATAATTATTATCGAATAAAATGATttgttctgatttttttttttttttttttttttttttttttttttttttttttttttgtgcgaGTCATTTTGTCATAGGAAAGGCAAAGTATAATTAGTGCATGAATAAATTTTGATTACACCTTGGATCGACAATGTTTGAAACAACTAGCACCTAACTATTTAATATAAACAGATCTATTATTAtgattttagttatttattttttttataaatatagttaaagaatttttttttttttttttaaaaacaaatgtgAGGCCAAATTTAGGGATCAGTAGCACCTATTCTACGTCAA
This genomic stretch from Quercus lobata isolate SW786 chromosome 3, ValleyOak3.0 Primary Assembly, whole genome shotgun sequence harbors:
- the LOC115981995 gene encoding germin-like protein subfamily 1 member 7, which encodes MMRFVIVAILALATSLVSAYDPSPLQDFCVAINNTDSAVFVNGKFCKDPATVTANDFFFSGLNIPGNTAASKLGSSVNLVNVDKLSGLNTLGISLARLDFAPYGLNPPHIHPRGTELLVVMEGTLLVGFVTSNPNKLFTKVLNKGDVFVFPIGLIHFQFNIGQTNAVAFAGLSSQNPGLITIANAVFGSNPPINPDVLAKAFQLDKNVVDYLQKQF